One genomic window of Vibrio rhizosphaerae includes the following:
- a CDS encoding AraC family transcriptional regulator has protein sequence MKNIIDMEPWLNRSELEVWSHLDNPHPQEVVDLLLQPHKSSYYFLMFINRGSVEFSVDLRTVQVNEGQALFIKPQQVRMPPASKGEAEFFKILFSEQTYSLLPLTFKFWLDPIQQQKISFTADAWERMNQVILLLRQTLQKDAGIALSHSYLQSVLTEMEESYFANVSTQYNGRYVQPFLRFQHLVEEQFMAPLSVAAIAKQLAMSESNLYSVVKEWSGISPKKYINQRIALEAQRRLLYADESVKELATRLGFSDENYLSRFFRKQTGQSISEFRHKFAELSR, from the coding sequence ATGAAAAATATTATAGATATGGAGCCTTGGCTAAATAGATCAGAATTAGAAGTTTGGTCCCATTTAGATAATCCTCATCCTCAGGAAGTTGTGGACTTACTGCTTCAACCCCATAAATCAAGCTATTATTTTTTGATGTTCATCAACCGAGGTTCAGTTGAATTCTCAGTTGATCTCCGTACTGTTCAGGTTAATGAAGGGCAAGCTTTGTTTATCAAGCCCCAGCAAGTACGAATGCCACCGGCCAGTAAAGGCGAAGCTGAATTTTTTAAAATATTGTTCAGCGAACAAACATATTCTTTATTACCACTCACTTTCAAATTTTGGCTAGATCCTATTCAACAACAGAAAATTAGTTTTACGGCTGATGCTTGGGAGAGAATGAATCAAGTCATTTTACTTCTGAGACAAACCTTACAAAAGGATGCAGGAATTGCCCTCTCACATAGCTATTTACAAAGCGTGTTAACTGAAATGGAAGAGAGTTATTTTGCTAATGTTTCGACTCAGTATAATGGACGTTATGTTCAACCTTTTCTTCGTTTTCAGCATTTGGTTGAAGAGCAGTTCATGGCACCTTTATCGGTTGCTGCAATCGCTAAACAACTAGCAATGAGCGAAAGTAATTTATACAGTGTAGTGAAAGAGTGGTCAGGTATATCGCCTAAAAAATACATTAATCAGCGAATTGCTTTAGAAGCTCAAAGGCGCCTTTTATATGCTGACGAATCCGTCAAAGAGCTGGCCACGAGACTCGGTTTTTCTGATGAAAATTATTTGTCACGCTTTTTTCGAAAGCAAACAGGACAGTCTATTTCTGAGTTTCGCCATAAATTTGCAGAATTGTCCAGATAA
- a CDS encoding SDR family oxidoreductase: MKTALISGANQGIGFETARHLAKLGYFVYLGCRKEEAAKEAVTQLHNETLTNVDWVLLDVTSQAIIDAASESLSTKMDSLDVLINNAGILGKHNEDRSISVEETVRVFDTNVFGVMRVTQAFLPLLHKSDTPRIVNVSSGIGSLTCQSDPEWPFYPYKSDAYFPSKSALNAYTVAMAAKLGDRGFKVNSVDPGFIGTAFNNYAGPGKPENAAEIIVHAATLESDGPNGQFLSESEGSINGIMPW, from the coding sequence ATGAAAACTGCTTTAATTTCCGGAGCTAATCAAGGTATCGGCTTTGAAACCGCTCGTCATTTGGCAAAACTAGGTTATTTTGTTTATTTAGGTTGTCGTAAAGAAGAAGCCGCAAAAGAAGCTGTAACACAATTGCATAATGAAACGCTTACCAATGTTGATTGGGTGTTACTCGATGTTACAAGCCAAGCTATTATCGATGCAGCTTCAGAATCACTATCCACAAAGATGGACAGTCTTGATGTGCTTATTAACAATGCTGGTATCTTGGGCAAGCATAACGAGGATAGAAGTATCAGTGTGGAAGAAACCGTGCGAGTATTTGATACTAATGTTTTTGGTGTTATGCGAGTAACTCAAGCTTTTCTTCCTTTATTGCATAAATCCGATACCCCAAGAATTGTTAATGTTTCGAGTGGGATCGGTTCTCTTACTTGCCAAAGTGATCCTGAATGGCCTTTTTATCCCTATAAAAGTGATGCGTATTTCCCATCAAAATCGGCATTGAACGCTTACACTGTAGCAATGGCTGCCAAATTAGGTGATAGAGGATTTAAAGTTAATTCTGTTGATCCCGGTTTTATTGGTACCGCTTTTAATAATTACGCGGGGCCGGGTAAGCCAGAGAATGCAGCAGAAATCATAGTCCATGCTGCTACATTAGAAAGTGATGGTCCAAATGGACAATTTCTGTCTGAATCTGAAGGTTCTATTAATGGAATTATGCCTTGGTAA
- a CDS encoding DUF262 domain-containing protein, whose translation MSLDGPFSPPSTLIDTPNDEQDDFYTDNDLFNIQSWGADLSFRELISRYDDDELVKPELQRNYVWDKSEASRFIDSILLGLPVPSIFLAKTSDEKLLIIDGFQRLMSVRDFVKGIFSKDDSLFRLSRTEKIHERWRGKSFNELDSEQQRKIRNTTIHAIIFMQRQPSNDDTSLFQVFERINSSGRILLPQEIRNCVYQGPMNSLIMDLNKNVHWRALFGKETPDDRMRDVEFILRFFALSDDSLLLNEQAPSRISLKKYLNQYMSNHNEDDKIIGFRAIFEDTMSFIYNVFGENAFHNLSPTVTGQYVPRFSPTVFDAIAIACRKFIEATGYNSSHIDIQQCQQNKLVLLGDESYQFYLSQETMRTPHIKKRVDTAYMVLFGD comes from the coding sequence ATGAGCTTAGACGGACCTTTCTCCCCACCTTCCACCCTAATCGATACACCAAATGATGAGCAAGATGATTTCTATACAGATAATGACTTATTCAATATTCAATCATGGGGTGCAGACTTAAGTTTTAGAGAGTTGATCTCTAGATACGATGACGATGAACTTGTAAAACCTGAACTACAGAGAAATTATGTTTGGGACAAATCTGAGGCATCTAGATTTATTGACTCAATTTTATTAGGTCTGCCAGTCCCAAGTATCTTCCTTGCAAAAACAAGTGATGAAAAACTTCTAATCATAGACGGCTTTCAACGACTAATGAGTGTCCGTGATTTTGTAAAAGGAATATTTTCTAAAGATGACAGTTTGTTCAGACTTTCTCGTACAGAGAAAATACATGAAAGATGGCGCGGAAAAAGTTTTAATGAGTTAGATTCTGAACAGCAAAGAAAGATTAGAAATACAACAATCCACGCAATTATCTTCATGCAAAGACAACCATCAAACGATGACACTAGTCTGTTTCAAGTGTTTGAACGAATTAATTCTAGTGGTAGAATTTTACTCCCTCAAGAAATTAGAAACTGCGTATACCAAGGCCCAATGAACTCTTTGATCATGGATTTGAATAAAAATGTCCATTGGAGAGCTCTATTCGGAAAAGAGACTCCCGATGATAGAATGAGAGATGTAGAATTTATACTACGTTTCTTTGCATTATCAGATGATAGTTTATTATTAAACGAACAAGCTCCCTCAAGAATTTCTTTAAAAAAATACCTTAACCAATATATGTCAAATCATAATGAAGACGACAAAATTATTGGGTTTAGAGCCATCTTTGAAGACACTATGTCGTTTATATATAATGTCTTCGGAGAAAATGCTTTCCATAACTTATCCCCCACCGTCACCGGACAATATGTTCCCCGATTCAGCCCAACGGTTTTTGATGCAATAGCTATTGCATGTAGAAAATTCATCGAAGCTACTGGTTACAATTCTTCTCATATTGATATACAGCAGTGCCAGCAAAACAAACTAGTACTGTTAGGTGACGAGTCCTATCAGTTTTATTTATCCCAAGAAACAATGCGAACACCACACATCAAAAAGCGTGTTGATACTGCATATATGGTTTTGTTTGGAGATTAA
- a CDS encoding HEPN domain-containing protein, with translation MINQDVQILLNTCREELQGIQALLTGLGPEAKPTPYVKKYAVIRATGAVEWGFKKIIADKVDEDSHQQVKNFIERKIRKSSCNPKMGQIENMILEFDSRWHSKFLELISLANKPTLTSALKNLVDARNSFAHGGDPDFDIDDTVSCFDSAIQVLQILDATVHFEFDEEDQIEDEEIIEINN, from the coding sequence ATGATAAATCAAGATGTCCAAATACTCTTAAATACGTGTAGAGAAGAACTACAAGGTATACAGGCACTACTTACAGGATTAGGACCAGAGGCAAAACCTACTCCTTACGTAAAAAAATATGCAGTTATACGAGCAACTGGAGCTGTAGAATGGGGATTCAAAAAAATTATCGCGGATAAAGTCGATGAAGATAGTCACCAGCAAGTTAAAAATTTTATTGAAAGAAAAATAAGAAAGTCATCCTGTAACCCTAAAATGGGCCAAATAGAGAATATGATTCTCGAATTCGATTCCCGATGGCATTCGAAATTCCTCGAACTAATTTCTTTAGCAAACAAGCCAACTCTTACTAGCGCATTAAAAAACTTGGTAGACGCTAGAAATAGTTTTGCCCATGGTGGTGATCCTGATTTTGATATAGATGATACCGTCAGTTGTTTTGACTCAGCTATTCAGGTACTTCAAATCTTGGATGCGACAGTTCATTTTGAATTTGATGAAGAAGACCAAATAGAAGATGAAGAAATTATAGAAATAAATAATTAA
- a CDS encoding site-specific integrase, which yields MHYMTQHPSGIWYFRYQLPKPIRKFYANKHEFKRSLRTKSYEDAVIMALQYELKVKREISLIKERYKSLDDIGDLNEYDIDVLEDLLKIRTLTDENIYNYNAIREFDVLYSNPLNKALNELKNNNRYIAAQQCRISISNGSELDSILLIKDVLPDYLDPDKLIEKYLKQLTFFVGDDKDNSIEFEEIRNVLTTYFLLLKIAREALEKLDIEKAEQCKIAIDALAEKVKNHQAISIPDELVRGEEKDPVCTIDEGDIETHQVPIVEIDYKSVLEGFCNEKRAGHVSQSTITQYVYSMNTVFELLGIQNMKAVTRSDVIRVINLLFNYPKDARSERNKGFFDGLSVLEISEKNQTLNLPAIDRTTVSRYIQRCSSVYKWAVQHISEVTYNPFEGAIGRDNGKKHSQKKAKEDKIPFNSDDVETIFSHKVFKTGIVGYNTRDKLRLNYQYWVPLICLFSGLRPTECCQLRIENIMFEDGIMYFDITDKHKRQNLKNKNSVRKIPVHDELLNLGLEGYISSVNSEWLFPELADDEDTGFYSKMESWFTDQFTKKLDLTKQNKSFYSMRHTFISFYQKMNMFNPIVKQMTAHANKNVGDERYGEKFSVNLLKEHLDPYHSDIVSDIVKPWVCKG from the coding sequence ATGCACTACATGACTCAACACCCCTCTGGCATTTGGTATTTTCGTTACCAGCTCCCCAAACCTATTCGAAAGTTCTATGCAAATAAGCATGAATTTAAACGCTCTTTAAGAACTAAAAGTTATGAAGATGCGGTTATAATGGCCCTACAATATGAGCTTAAGGTCAAAAGGGAAATTTCATTGATAAAAGAACGCTACAAGTCTTTGGATGATATCGGCGATCTAAATGAGTATGACATAGATGTACTTGAAGATTTGTTGAAGATAAGAACACTGACAGATGAAAACATCTATAACTATAACGCGATTCGAGAATTCGACGTTCTATACAGTAATCCACTCAACAAAGCACTTAATGAATTAAAAAACAACAATAGATACATTGCAGCACAGCAATGCCGGATCTCAATATCAAATGGATCAGAACTGGACTCGATCTTGCTCATTAAGGATGTACTACCAGATTATCTCGATCCAGACAAATTAATTGAGAAATATCTAAAGCAACTTACTTTTTTTGTCGGTGACGATAAAGATAACTCAATTGAATTTGAAGAAATTCGTAATGTCCTGACGACATATTTCTTGTTGTTAAAGATTGCCCGAGAAGCTTTAGAGAAATTGGATATTGAAAAAGCGGAACAGTGCAAAATCGCCATTGATGCGTTAGCGGAGAAAGTCAAAAATCATCAAGCTATTTCTATCCCTGATGAACTGGTTCGTGGAGAAGAAAAGGATCCTGTATGTACTATTGACGAAGGTGACATAGAAACACATCAAGTACCAATAGTTGAGATTGATTACAAATCTGTACTCGAAGGGTTTTGCAATGAGAAACGAGCTGGACATGTTAGTCAATCCACGATCACCCAGTATGTTTACAGTATGAATACCGTATTTGAACTGCTTGGAATTCAGAATATGAAAGCAGTCACCCGATCTGATGTCATTCGGGTGATTAATTTATTGTTCAATTACCCGAAAGACGCTCGCTCAGAGCGTAACAAAGGTTTCTTTGATGGACTGTCGGTTCTAGAAATTTCAGAAAAGAATCAAACGCTAAACTTACCTGCAATTGATCGGACAACGGTAAGCAGATATATACAGCGGTGTTCGTCTGTTTATAAGTGGGCAGTTCAGCATATCAGTGAGGTTACTTATAATCCATTCGAAGGCGCTATCGGCCGTGACAATGGAAAAAAACACTCTCAGAAAAAAGCTAAAGAAGACAAAATCCCATTTAACAGTGACGATGTTGAGACAATATTTTCACACAAAGTCTTTAAGACAGGTATCGTGGGTTATAACACCAGAGATAAATTGCGCTTAAATTATCAGTATTGGGTACCGTTGATCTGCTTATTTTCTGGTCTCAGGCCAACTGAATGCTGTCAACTCAGAATAGAAAATATCATGTTTGAAGACGGTATTATGTACTTTGACATAACTGACAAACATAAACGTCAAAACTTAAAGAATAAGAATTCTGTCAGAAAAATCCCTGTCCACGATGAGCTTTTGAATCTAGGGCTTGAAGGTTATATCAGTAGTGTTAATTCGGAGTGGCTGTTTCCGGAGCTAGCTGATGATGAGGATACAGGGTTTTATAGTAAGATGGAGTCGTGGTTTACTGATCAATTCACCAAGAAATTGGACTTAACAAAACAAAATAAATCTTTTTATAGTATGAGGCACACTTTTATATCTTTTTATCAGAAGATGAATATGTTTAATCCAATAGTTAAACAGATGACAGCGCATGCTAATAAAAATGTTGGAGATGAACGCTATGGTGAAAAATTTTCAGTTAATCTCCTTAAAGAGCATTTGGATCCCTATCATTCGGATATAGTTTCTGACATTGTAAAGCCTTGGGTATGTAAGGGCTAG
- a CDS encoding MGMT family protein: MTHSDDKKQFLAQVFTVIHQIPAGRVSTYGDIAKMAGYPGYARHVGKALGQLPKGSTLPWFRVINSKGEISLSGPDYDRQRAELVAEGIPVSSNGKISLRHYRWRPDSMG; the protein is encoded by the coding sequence ATGACACATTCTGATGATAAAAAGCAGTTTCTTGCTCAGGTGTTTACCGTGATTCACCAAATCCCGGCAGGCAGAGTGAGCACTTATGGGGATATTGCCAAAATGGCAGGTTATCCCGGCTATGCCCGCCATGTCGGTAAGGCGTTGGGGCAACTCCCGAAAGGTTCGACACTCCCTTGGTTTCGGGTGATTAACAGCAAAGGAGAAATCTCGCTTTCCGGCCCGGATTATGACCGTCAACGCGCCGAATTAGTCGCCGAAGGCATACCAGTCAGCAGCAACGGCAAGATTTCACTCCGCCACTATCGCTGGCGGCCCGACTCAATGGGATGA
- a CDS encoding YbaY family lipoprotein, with the protein MMNHNNQWPLFLTLICVFFSIGGQAQAQMQPTDPVIHKMTGTLIGDYPLPNDVFVVVSLNDQTQHNQVVAKYKFHGDGLTLPIDFQLAYSESNIRQNHRYRIQAEIFEQGHLRYTGAGNAAELALEPDVYDGQIRMTPVNSASSH; encoded by the coding sequence ATGATGAATCATAACAATCAATGGCCTCTCTTTCTGACCCTCATCTGTGTTTTTTTCAGCATCGGGGGACAGGCACAAGCACAAATGCAACCGACTGATCCTGTCATTCATAAGATGACCGGCACCTTGATCGGTGATTATCCATTACCGAACGATGTGTTCGTGGTGGTATCACTCAATGATCAAACGCAGCACAATCAAGTCGTTGCGAAATATAAATTTCATGGTGATGGTTTAACGCTGCCGATTGATTTCCAACTTGCTTATTCTGAGTCGAATATCCGGCAAAATCATCGCTACCGCATTCAGGCGGAGATTTTCGAACAGGGACATCTGCGGTATACGGGAGCGGGAAATGCCGCCGAACTTGCTCTTGAGCCTGACGTATATGATGGTCAAATTCGAATGACCCCTGTGAACAGTGCGTCATCCCATTGA
- the tesB gene encoding acyl-CoA thioesterase II — protein sequence MSEALNDLLELLQLEKLEEGLYRGDSEHLGLPQVYGGQVIGQALSAARYTVDSERTVHSFHSYFLHPGDPEKPIIYDIENLRDGRNFSTRRVKAIQNGRPIFYLTASYHGEGTGFEHQNTMPDIAGPEHYASETELMNQIAHRLSEPVKKMFCREKPIEVRPVNVVNPFKPEKIEPKQYLWIRANGELPSDQLIHQYLLAYASDWGFLTTALHPHAVTLMTPGFQVATIDHSMWYHRPFSMDEWLLFAIESPSATYGRGLVRGEIYNQQGDLIASAVQEGVMRFPDRANPKSSDGNHPSDNA from the coding sequence ATGAGCGAGGCTCTCAATGATTTACTCGAACTTTTGCAATTAGAAAAACTAGAGGAAGGACTCTACCGGGGTGATAGTGAACACCTCGGGTTACCTCAGGTCTACGGGGGGCAAGTGATCGGTCAGGCTCTTTCAGCCGCCCGCTACACCGTCGATTCTGAGCGGACGGTTCATTCATTTCATAGCTACTTTCTTCATCCGGGCGATCCGGAAAAACCGATTATTTACGATATAGAAAACCTCAGAGATGGCCGCAATTTCAGTACGCGGCGGGTGAAGGCGATTCAAAATGGCCGGCCGATTTTTTATCTGACTGCGTCATACCACGGTGAAGGCACCGGCTTTGAGCACCAAAATACGATGCCAGATATTGCCGGACCGGAACATTATGCATCTGAAACAGAGCTGATGAATCAAATCGCCCACCGCCTCTCTGAACCAGTCAAGAAGATGTTCTGTCGGGAAAAACCCATCGAAGTCCGTCCGGTGAATGTGGTGAACCCGTTCAAACCGGAAAAAATCGAACCGAAGCAGTATCTGTGGATCCGGGCCAACGGTGAGTTACCGAGTGATCAATTGATCCATCAATATCTGCTCGCTTATGCCTCTGACTGGGGCTTTTTGACCACGGCATTGCATCCCCACGCAGTCACACTGATGACACCGGGATTTCAAGTCGCAACCATTGACCACTCGATGTGGTATCACCGTCCGTTTAGTATGGATGAATGGCTGCTGTTTGCGATTGAGAGCCCGAGTGCGACCTATGGACGCGGATTGGTCCGGGGTGAAATATATAATCAGCAGGGTGATTTAATTGCCAGTGCCGTACAAGAAGGCGTGATGCGCTTTCCCGATCGCGCCAATCCAAAATCCTCAGATGGCAATCATCCATCCGATAACGCTTAG
- a CDS encoding Lrp/AsnC family transcriptional regulator codes for MNLDKTDKQLLRLLQQNAEWSLNELADAVHLTTTPCWKRLKKLEDMGVIQKRVALLDPEKLGLNFTAYVMLKTSNHSHEWYVRFVEIASEFPEVMEFYRMAGEYDYMMKVVVKDMRCFDEFYKQLVNRVKGLSDVTSTFAMESLKYTTELPLS; via the coding sequence ATGAATTTGGATAAAACCGATAAGCAACTACTCCGGTTATTACAACAGAATGCGGAGTGGTCTTTGAATGAGTTGGCCGATGCGGTCCATCTGACCACAACCCCATGCTGGAAGCGCTTGAAAAAACTGGAAGACATGGGGGTGATTCAGAAGCGCGTCGCGTTGCTGGATCCGGAGAAGCTGGGATTAAACTTCACCGCCTATGTGATGCTCAAAACCAGCAATCACTCGCATGAGTGGTATGTGCGTTTTGTTGAAATTGCCTCAGAATTTCCAGAAGTGATGGAATTCTACCGAATGGCCGGAGAATACGACTACATGATGAAAGTCGTTGTGAAAGATATGCGCTGTTTTGATGAGTTTTATAAACAACTGGTCAATCGCGTCAAAGGATTGAGTGACGTGACTTCGACCTTTGCAATGGAATCCCTGAAATATACCACGGAGCTGCCGTTATCATGA
- a CDS encoding PLP-dependent cysteine synthase family protein, protein MSSNHGWIKQAIHQIMAEEAHHPETPLIKLTVPGLQNIDIYLKDESRHPTGSLKHRLARSLFLYALTNGLIGPDTPIIESSSGSTAISEAYFARMLGLPFYAVMPRTTARKKIELIEQYGGTAHFVDRSCDIYPAARQLAETLNGHYIDQFTYAERASDWRGTDNVAHAIFDQMAQERFPLPRWLVMSAGTGGTSATLGRHIHYRQYPTQLCVADCENSVFYDAFLHNNTQLTCQQSSRIEGIGRPRVEPSFIPGVIDTMMAVPDAASIATIHWLEKKTGRKAGPSTGTNLYATLKLARQMQRNGETGSLVTLWCDDGERYLDCYYNLAWVQQHIGSIAPYLAQLDSFELNGNFSDDLQSKITPLPELQMGA, encoded by the coding sequence ATGTCCAGTAATCATGGTTGGATTAAGCAGGCAATTCATCAAATCATGGCCGAAGAAGCCCATCATCCGGAGACGCCCCTGATCAAACTCACTGTACCCGGACTGCAGAACATCGATATTTATCTCAAAGATGAAAGCCGGCACCCGACCGGTTCATTGAAACACCGCTTGGCCCGCTCTCTGTTTTTGTATGCTTTAACCAATGGTTTGATTGGACCGGACACCCCGATTATCGAGTCCTCTTCCGGCAGTACGGCAATCTCGGAAGCCTATTTTGCGCGGATGCTGGGGCTGCCTTTTTATGCGGTCATGCCGCGCACCACCGCCCGTAAGAAAATTGAGTTAATCGAGCAATATGGCGGCACCGCACATTTTGTTGACCGTTCTTGTGATATCTACCCGGCGGCCCGGCAACTGGCCGAAACGCTCAACGGACACTACATTGATCAGTTCACTTATGCAGAACGAGCTTCGGATTGGCGTGGTACGGATAATGTCGCCCATGCCATTTTTGACCAGATGGCCCAAGAACGTTTTCCGCTCCCGCGCTGGCTGGTGATGTCAGCCGGTACCGGTGGCACGTCCGCGACGCTGGGACGGCATATTCATTACCGCCAGTATCCCACCCAGTTGTGTGTTGCAGATTGCGAAAACTCGGTTTTTTACGATGCGTTTCTCCACAATAATACTCAACTGACTTGCCAGCAAAGCAGCCGGATAGAGGGAATCGGTCGCCCCAGAGTTGAACCCAGCTTTATTCCCGGCGTCATTGATACCATGATGGCTGTTCCTGATGCCGCCAGTATCGCGACCATTCACTGGCTGGAGAAAAAAACCGGCCGTAAAGCGGGCCCTTCAACCGGGACTAATCTCTATGCGACCCTGAAGCTTGCCCGACAGATGCAACGCAACGGTGAAACCGGCTCGCTGGTGACATTATGGTGTGACGACGGAGAACGCTATCTGGACTGCTATTACAATCTGGCTTGGGTGCAACAACATATCGGGTCTATCGCGCCTTATCTGGCGCAACTGGATTCATTTGAGTTGAATGGGAATTTTTCTGACGATCTGCAATCCAAGATCACACCCCTGCCTGAATTGCAGATGGGGGCGTAA
- a CDS encoding hydrolase, producing the protein MMLTLNPHETALILIDLQHGILAPQRYPYPSDEILARCQSLAAHFRQHGAMVVGVNVGWSADQQDYPPGLVDQPTPAPEALEHWMTLADGVVQDGDLRITKRQWGAFTGTELDMQLRRRGIRHLVVVGIATNMGVESTLRHGWELGYNMLTIENACSSFSAEYHHMAFETIFPRLARVLPNGDTLHFV; encoded by the coding sequence ATGATGCTGACATTAAATCCGCATGAAACCGCATTGATTCTGATCGATTTACAACATGGGATACTCGCACCACAACGCTATCCGTATCCCTCAGATGAAATATTGGCACGGTGTCAATCACTGGCCGCACACTTTCGCCAGCACGGCGCAATGGTAGTCGGTGTCAATGTCGGCTGGTCTGCCGATCAACAGGATTATCCGCCCGGCTTGGTCGATCAGCCTACACCGGCACCGGAAGCACTGGAACACTGGATGACTCTGGCTGACGGGGTGGTTCAGGACGGCGATTTACGGATTACCAAACGGCAATGGGGGGCTTTCACCGGAACGGAACTGGACATGCAGTTACGCCGACGCGGCATCCGTCATCTTGTTGTCGTCGGGATTGCCACCAATATGGGGGTTGAATCGACGCTGCGCCACGGCTGGGAGCTGGGATATAACATGCTCACCATTGAAAATGCGTGTAGTTCATTCTCCGCCGAATACCATCACATGGCCTTTGAAACGATTTTCCCGCGACTGGCCCGGGTGCTGCCGAATGGTGATACTCTGCATTTTGTTTAG
- a CDS encoding Tim44 domain-containing protein, with the protein MKRFLSLITLLVVSVAVMPVADAKKFGGGRSLGNSFKTAPAPKQQYSNPKTQDTKAGQTQNAGRKGLMGGLLGGLLAGGLLAAFFGGAFEGIQFMDILIIGLVAYFIFKLLRGMLAAKQGSMNQQQPAFGGTAHRQSHVHDFEQPEDFSAGGGGFGAHAASDVPHRYPPAFDRAAFLNGAREHYRILQGAWNHNELDTIREYVSASLFDDLQAEREKLTGEQHTDVMYVDAEFVRADYDENRAQLSLQFSGRYRDVVEGIEEEIQDVWHLERDLTVANAPWLIVGIQG; encoded by the coding sequence ATGAAACGTTTTTTATCGTTAATAACCTTGTTGGTTGTTTCAGTGGCGGTGATGCCCGTTGCTGATGCGAAAAAATTCGGCGGTGGTCGCTCTTTGGGCAATAGTTTCAAGACGGCACCGGCACCGAAACAACAGTATAGCAATCCCAAAACGCAGGATACGAAAGCCGGTCAGACACAAAATGCCGGACGCAAAGGTCTGATGGGCGGGCTTCTGGGCGGTTTGCTTGCCGGTGGTCTGTTAGCGGCCTTCTTCGGTGGCGCGTTTGAAGGTATCCAGTTCATGGATATCCTGATTATCGGATTAGTGGCGTACTTTATCTTCAAATTGTTGCGTGGCATGCTGGCCGCGAAGCAGGGGAGTATGAATCAGCAGCAACCGGCATTTGGCGGAACCGCTCATCGACAATCTCATGTCCATGATTTTGAACAGCCTGAAGATTTTTCTGCCGGGGGTGGTGGTTTTGGTGCCCATGCTGCCAGCGATGTACCGCACCGTTACCCGCCGGCGTTTGACCGGGCAGCCTTTCTCAACGGAGCGCGGGAACACTATCGCATTTTGCAGGGGGCATGGAATCACAATGAGTTAGACACCATTCGTGAGTATGTTTCTGCAAGCCTGTTTGATGATTTGCAAGCCGAACGGGAAAAACTGACCGGTGAACAACATACCGATGTGATGTACGTTGATGCCGAATTTGTCCGGGCTGACTACGATGAAAATCGTGCACAGTTGAGCTTACAGTTCTCAGGCCGTTATCGTGATGTTGTGGAAGGGATTGAGGAAGAGATTCAAGATGTCTGGCACCTTGAACGCGATTTAACCGTAGCGAATGCACCTTGGTTGATCGTCGGGATTCAAGGTTAA
- a CDS encoding TetR/AcrR family transcriptional regulator, with translation MARRNDHTREELIQLTLEHVKQFLTHHSYHELSLRKVAAMIGYVPSTLVNVFGNYNLLLLHAVAQTLDELIADARQAVSQSTDHRDALFQLAYCYHDFAQRHSYRWQLIFEHNMNGEDLPEWQTQRIDHMTDILETLLKQLSPQRSQEEITTTSRVLWAGVHGITLLSVDDKFFASSPIDGNELIHNLLTHYLKAW, from the coding sequence ATGGCCAGAAGAAACGACCATACGCGAGAAGAACTCATTCAATTGACATTGGAACATGTCAAACAATTTCTGACCCATCACTCCTATCATGAACTGAGCCTACGCAAAGTCGCAGCCATGATTGGTTATGTCCCGAGTACATTAGTCAATGTGTTCGGCAACTATAACCTCCTGTTATTACATGCGGTTGCACAAACACTCGATGAACTGATTGCCGACGCCCGACAGGCCGTCAGCCAGAGTACCGACCACCGGGATGCCTTATTTCAACTCGCCTACTGCTATCATGATTTTGCACAACGCCATTCCTATCGCTGGCAACTGATTTTTGAACACAATATGAATGGCGAAGATCTGCCCGAATGGCAGACACAGCGCATCGATCACATGACAGACATTCTCGAAACCCTGCTCAAGCAATTGTCACCACAGCGCTCACAAGAAGAAATTACCACCACCAGTCGCGTGTTGTGGGCCGGTGTGCACGGCATCACTTTACTGAGTGTTGATGATAAGTTTTTTGCTTCATCCCCGATTGACGGCAATGAACTGATTCACAACTTACTGACACATTATTTAAAAGCCTGGTAA